Part of the Flavobacteriales bacterium genome is shown below.
AAAGTGGATTCCCTGGTAAACAACATGGAAGATTCTTCCATCTCTCTGGTGGACCTGCTGATGAGAAACAGCAGATCCTAATTCAACCCTTGTTGTTAACGTGACCTTGTGAAACGACTATGAAGAATCCAAATACAAAGTGGCTCATTTTCATCCCCCTGGTGATCTCCGTTATCAGTGCTATTCTGATCCTGGTGATGTTGTTCAAAGGTGATGATGCCGTGAAAGAAAATCCGGGAAGCACTGTGGTTCCTCTGTTCTACATCACTTATATAGTGCTGGCATTGTGTACCCTTGGTGCAATCGTGTTTCCGATCATTCAGATCATCCAACATCCGAAAAACATCAAGACCTACCTTATCAGTTTGGGTGCGATCGGTGTGGTATTTATTCTCTCCTATGTTATGGCATCCGATGTTGTTCCGGCCAAGCTGGCAACTGACCTGTCCATTACGTCCGGAGATATCAAATGGTCCGGTACCGGTCTGATCATGTTCTATATTCTGCTTGCGATCGCGGCGGTAGGTATTCTATATTCGGAAGTTTCCCGTTTGTTTAAATAAGCCATGGCCAGAAAAAGAAGACTACCACAGGAAATCAATGCAGGGTCGATGGCTGACATCGCCTTCCTGCTCCTGATCTTCTTCCTCGTGACAACGCAAATGAATGCAGACAAAGGATTGCTCCGTAAGCTGCCACCCATCGTTGAGGAAGAGAACCAGGATAATATAAAGATCAAAGAAAGAAATGTCTTTGTCGTGCTGGTAAACGCCAACGATCAACTGTTGGTGGAAGGCAAACTGATGGATGTTAAGAACCTGCGCCATGAGACCAAAGAGTTTATCATCCCATCCTGCGGAGACGAACTTCAACCGGAATGTAAAGACACGGTTCTGAGCGTACCCGGGGTTGGCCAGCGCAAGGTGATTCTTACCAAGCAGGTCGTCTCCCTACAGAATGACAACGGCACGAGTTACGATATGTACCTCCGTGTGCAGAATGAACTCATCGCCGCTTATAATGAGTTG
Proteins encoded:
- a CDS encoding biopolymer transporter ExbD, producing the protein MARKRRLPQEINAGSMADIAFLLLIFFLVTTQMNADKGLLRKLPPIVEEENQDNIKIKERNVFVVLVNANDQLLVEGKLMDVKNLRHETKEFIIPSCGDELQPECKDTVLSVPGVGQRKVILTKQVVSLQNDNGTSYDMYLRVQNELIAAYNELRNELAEEWYGKIFDKLTDDQASPIKVVYPQNISEAEPKQVGGPQ